In Myxococcales bacterium, the genomic stretch GCGCCGCTGATGCAGCAGGGAATTGACGTCGATCTGCCCGAGACCACGACCCAGGCCCTGCGGGTGCAGGACAATCCATTGATCCTCTCGGTCAAGCAGGACGGCAAGTATTTTCTCGGGGAAAGTGAGATCAAGCTCGAGAATCTGGTGTCCAAGCTCAAGGCGATCTTCGAGGCGCGGGC encodes the following:
- a CDS encoding biopolymer transporter ExbD, with translation MLVLLIIFMVAAPLMQQGIDVDLPETTTQALRVQDNPLILSVKQDGKYFLGESEIKLENLVSKLKAIFEARASKEIYLRADRLAPYGTVVKAMAAAQNAGSKQLGIITEPET